Proteins encoded together in one Quercus lobata isolate SW786 chromosome 3, ValleyOak3.0 Primary Assembly, whole genome shotgun sequence window:
- the LOC115982263 gene encoding cilia- and flagella-associated protein 251-like: protein MEGERKKRKMEEEGEEENEEEKMEKFFALIRSTREVRDLLMRTGANSTEKEDKKVEKDKEILVWNPMFQPEDFIEEDEDNDKSKNTPGAKTQAGPSNKEEKDEEEDEEGRGGGGLDLNLSL, encoded by the coding sequence ATggaaggagaaagaaagaagaggaagatggaggaggaaggagaagaagaaaatgaagaggaGAAGATGGAAAAGTTCTTTGCTTTGATTAGAAGCACACGTGAAGTACGAGATCTTTTGATGAGGACTGGTGCTAACTCAACTGAGAAAGAAGATAAGAAAGTTGAGAAAGATAAAGAAATCTTGGTCTGGAATCCTATGTTCCAACCAGAAGATTTCATAGAGGAGGATGAGGATAATGATAAGTCTAAGAATACTCCTGGTGCAAAAACCCAAGCAGGTCCTTctaataaagaagaaaaagatgaggaAGAGGATGAAGAAGGAAGAGGTGGTGGTGGTTTAGACCTAAATCTTTCTTTGTAG
- the LOC115980244 gene encoding TMV resistance protein N-like yields the protein MSLGLHLRELVQTYLESAIGEEKRKAARMEKFVSFKRRDQSESPVIEEIVRKIFGQLNSIYSNVHEDCVGLDSRVTEIKNSYLGIGLEDVRFIGIWGMGGMGKTTLARVLHQRIHYHFDASTFIGNVREESCKNGLISFQKLLLDDILIESDIRIQDIRWGMNMIKDRLHKKKVLIILDDVDQPEQLEALAGKRDWFGLGSRIIITTRDQRLLVTHDMTEAEIYEVNKLDNVEALKLFSREVFKKDYPPEDFKELSTNAIHYAGGLPLALKVLGASLMKRELVVWKHILAKLKEYPPKKLMNAFAITYNGLDSKEKNLFLDIACFFKGENKGWVASILQISIEIDSLKEKSLINISRFRTLWMHDTLQDFGREIVRRESLYELDQQSRLWLSNDIFHVLKHNIGAQKVKGIFLSSSFLGEKEQLKAEVFSKMINLTLLQINHVHLPQGLDYLSNELCFMNWEKYPLESLPESFHPNKLIELIMRASSLKQLWNGIKSSKMLKHIDLSYSKDLIMIPDVTEAPNLQKLILKSCTSLSKIHTSLGYLRKLISLNLNGCVCLESLPCKISSKSLVINLYGCLKLKNFPEIVGNMSHLPRLVLAGTIEGLPISIKLLTDLTLLNLKDCKSLLSLPDTICCLTSLKTLTLSGCYRLNKLPTNLGNLKCLKKLGVIGIAIRELPSSVEHLTGLTSLNLSNCKDLLSLPDTICSMTNLKALSLSGCSILDRLPKNLGNLTGLKELDVNKTAIRELPSSLRHLSNLTSLNLIDCKELLSIPNAICIMKNIKTLTLSGCPKLEDLPENIGNLIDLKKLEIIGTAVRKPPSSIFLIKNLVLCSHGCEGTLSMQIRNPVRLELPSLSCLRSLVELELRDCNLRAIPNDIDSFHLLKKLNLSENNFVCLPESIVRLSKLKDIYIENCTSLRCLPQFPLSTLSIWANGCASLETLPNQLKQESIFEPNVYLLNCFKLADNQGFSDKFLTLLSCYFQELCYNDFSGSNSYDLVVPGRKLPKWFSHQSAGASVTLQAPPNFDEKCLAIGMCAAFEHLPSGLGGLFDSGSHDRTRHMLFCSIALHPKSGSDRFMVCTDSDCISFPFPENFGPVESRHLWLIYVRREFFHKIEYSANSNGLHEIEENKYDLQIKFHTEGTGLTVTNCGAHFVFKQDIEDLIQTNEMDFVSNDYHLNSVVPADGTSRVEPSHDGNYDGAGPSGEGSSSDDGAGWGWLGLDGYELRGPFCV from the exons ATGTCTTTGGGTTTGCATCTTCGTGAGCTTGTCCAAACCTATTTGGAATCTGCTATTGGAGAGGAAAAAAGGAAGGCTGCTAGGATGGAAAAATTTGTATCTTTCAAAAGGAGAGACCA GAGTGAGTCACCAGTTATTGAAGAGATTGTCAGGAAGATATTTGGTCAGTTGAATTCTATATACTCAAATGTTCACGAGGATTGTGTTGGACTGGACTCTCGTGTGacagaaataaaaaattcatatttaggCATTGGGTTGGAAGATGTACGTTTTATAGGAATTTGGGGAATGGGTGGAATGGGTAAAACAACCCTAGCACGAGTCCTTCATCAAAGGATTCATTATCATTTTGATGCCAGTACCTTTATTGGCAATGTTAGAGAAGAAAGTTGTAAAAATGGtctaatttcttttcaaaaactACTTCTTGATGATATCTTGATTGAAAGCGATATCCGAATACAGGACATTCGGTGGGGAATGAATATGATAAAGGATAGATTACATAAGAAAAAGGTTCTTATcattcttgatgatgtggatcAACCTGAACAATTAGAAGCATTAGCAGGAAAGAGAGACTGGTTTGGTCTGGGGAGTAGAATCATTATAACAACCAGAGATCAACGTCTATTGGTCACACATGATATGACTGAAGCTGAAATATATGAGGTTAATAAACTGGATAATGTTGAAGCTCTAAAACTCTTTAGTAGGGAAGTCTTCAAGAAGGACTACCCTCCAGAAGATTTCAAGGAGCTATCGACAAATGCTATTCATTATGCTGGTGGACTTCCTTTAGCTCTCAAAGTTTTGGGAGCTAGCTTGATGAAAAGAGAACTGGTTGTTTGGAAACATATCCTAGCTAAGTTGAAAGAATATCCtccaaaaaaattgatgaatgcTTTTGCAATCACTTATAATGGCTTAGATTCCAAAGAGAAAAACCTGTTTTTAGATATTGCTTGTTTCTTCAAAGGGGAGAACAAAGGTTGGGTAGCAAGTATACTACAAATAAGCATAGAAATAGATAGTCTTAAGGAAAAATCTCTCATAAACATCTCACGTTTTAGAACATTGTGGATGCATGATACACTACAAGATTTTGGTAGGGAAATTGTTCGCCGTGAATCCCTTTATGAGCTCGATCAACAAAGTAGGTTGTGGCTTAGTAATGATATCTTTCATGTACTGAAACATAATATA GGAGCACAAAAAGTTAAAGGCATATTTCTTAGCTCATCTTTTTTAGGAGAAAAGGAACAACTGAAGGCTGAAGTCTTCTCAAAGATGATAAACTTAACATTGCTTCAAATCAATCATGTCCACCTTCCCCAAGGTCTAGATTATCTTTCTAATGAATTATGTTTCATGAACTGGGAAAAATATCCTTTGGAATCCTTGCCAGAAAGTTTCCATCCAAATAAACTAATTGAACTCATCATGCGTGCCAGTAGTTTAAAGCAActatggaatggaattaag aGTTCAAAGATGTTAAAACACATCGATCTCAGTTACTCCAAGGATTTGATCATGATCCCCGACGTCACTGAAGCCCCAAATCTTCAGAAGCTAATTCTTAAAAGTTGTACAAGTTTGTCTAAGATTCACACATCACTTGGATATCTTAGAAAACTTATTTCATTGAATCTTAATGGCTGTGTATGTCTTGAAAGTCTTCCATGCAAGATCAGCTCAAAATCTCTTGTTATTAATCTTTATGGTTGTTTGAAGTTGAAGAATTTTCCAGAGATTGTGGGAAATATGTCACACTTACCACGCCTTGTTTTGGCTGGGACTATAGAAGGACTACCGATATCAATAAAGCTTTTAACTGACCTTACTCTATTGAATCTGAAAGATTGCAAATCCCTTTTAAGTCTTCCTGATACCATTTGTTGTTTGACATCTTTAAAAACGCTCACTCTATCAGGTTGCTACAGACTTAACAAATTGCCAACAAATCTAGGAAATCTCAAATGCCTAAAGAAGCTGGGAGTGATTGGAATTGCTATAAGAGAACTACCATCATCAGTGGAGCATTTGACTGGTCTGACTTCATTGAATCTAAGTAATTGCAAGGACCTTTTGAGTCTCCCAGATACCATTTGTAGTATGACAAATCTAAAAGCGCTCTCTCTTTCTGGCTGCTCAATACTTGACAGATTGCCAAAGAACTTGGGGAATCTCACAGGCTTGAAGGAGCTAGATGTGAATAAAACTGCCATAAGAGAACTACCATCATCATTGAGGCATTTATCTAATCTTACTTCATTGAATTTAATCGATTGCAAGGAACTTCTGAGTATTCCAAATGCCATttgtattatgaaaaatattaagacTCTCACTCTATCTGGCTGCCCAAAACTTGAAGATTTGCCAGAGAACATTGGGAATCTCATAGACCTAAAGAAGCTAGAAATTATTGGAACTGCTGTGAGAAAGCCACCTTCCTccatatttctcataaaaaatctCGTACTATGTTCTCATGGATGTGAAGGGACATTGTCTATGCAGATTCGAAATCCTGTGCGTTTGGAATTGCCCTCCCTATCTTGTTTGCGTTCTTTAGTCGAACTGGAATTAAGGGATTGTAATCTTCGAGCAATACCTAATGATATTGATAGCTTTCacctcttaaaaaaattaaatttaagcgaaaataattttgtttgtttaccaGAAAGCATTGTTCGGCTATCCAAATTGAAAGATATTTATATTGAGAATTGCACTAGTCTTCGATGTTTGCCACAATTTCCATTATCTACTCTAAGTATTTGGGCAAATGGTTGTGCCTCACTAGAAACATTACCTAATCAATTAAAACAGGAAAGCATTTTTGAGCCGAATGTCTATCTTCTCAATTGCTTCAAATTGGCTGACAATCAAGGCTTCAGTGACAAGTTTTTAACATTGCTATCATGTTACTTTcag gAACTCTGTTATAATGACTTCTCAggatcaaatagttatgatctCGTTGTTCCTGgaagaaaattaccaaaatggtTTAGCCATCAAAGTGCGGGGGCTTCAGTGACTCTGCAAGCGCCTCCCAATTTTGATGAGAAATGTTTGGCAATTGGAATGTGCGCTGCTTTTGAGCATCTTCCTTCTGGCCTAGGTGGTTTGTTTGATAGTGGATCTCATGATAGAACGAGACATATGCTTTTTTGCTCCATTGCGTTGCATCCAAAAAGTGGATCTGACAGATTCATGGTCTGCACCGACAGTGACTGCATATCATTTCCCTTTCCCGAAAATTTTGGTCCGGTTGAATCAAGACACCTTTGGCTGATATATGTGCGCAGAGAATTCTTCCATAAGATCGAATACAGTGCAAATTCAAATGGGTTGCACGAAATTGAGGAGAATAAATATGATCTTCAGATTAAATTTCATACAGAAGGTACGGGCTTGACGGTTACGAACTGCGGGGCCCATTTTGTGTTTAAGCAAGACATTGAAGATCTCATCCAAACCAACGAGATGGATTTTGTTTCCAATGATTATCATCTAAACTCAGTGGTACCGGCAGATGGAACCTCTAGAGTTGAACCAAGCCATGATGGTAACTATGATGGAGCTGGACCTAGTGGAGAAGGTAGCTCCAGTGATGATGGGGCTGGATGGGGCTGGTTGGGGCTTGACGGTTACGAACTGCGGGGCCCATTTTGTGTTTAA
- the LOC115981790 gene encoding inactive glucose-6-phosphate 1-dehydrogenase 4, chloroplastic-like: MSFCSFSIPLAESSVSTSFSLCSRTPLKVPPCNFPGALNNIHSLTGGRLVCYGGGANFCRRFYGLRLWIIESLNLWQRNRKCGPAHEFKSIRSQEKDHLANHLETTSSCEGQVINLHNDSIETTSTQPPEESSAQNYGPDVSTEVVTSIESKAFQRTHSSSSSIEDSKAPSLCIAVIGATGELARGKVFPALFALYYSGFLPENVGIFGYSRKDLTDEELRSIIASTLTCRVDHQSNCGDKMDAFLSRTYYLNGGHDNKHGMSKLNARMEQIEGKSEANRIFYLSVPQEALLDVASCLASNAQTQKGWNRIIIEKPFGFDALTSHQLTKSLLSKFQEKQLYRIDHLLGRNLIENLTVLRFANLVFQPLWSRTYIRNVQVILSEDLAVPTGRYFDGYGIIRDIVHSHILQTIALLAMEPPISLDGEDIRNEKVKVLRSIRKLEPSDIILGQYKASTGDKVDVYLNSLTPTYFASALFIDNARWDGVPFLIKAGLGLIKHRVEIRIQFHRVPGNLYRERVGHNIDLATNELILRDAPDEAILVRVNNKIPGLGLQLDSPELNLLYKDKYKVEVPDSYEHLLLDVIDGDSHLFMRSDELAAAWNILTPVLHEIDRKNVAPELYELGGRGPTGAYYLWAKHGVPWGED, encoded by the exons AtgtctttttgttctttctcaATTCCCTTGGCGGAATCTTCAGTTTCCACATCCTTCTCTCTCTGCTCCCGAACTCCTCTCAAAGTCCCTCCTTGTAACTTCCCG GGTGCATTAAACAACATTCATTCCTTAACAGGTGGTCGCCTTGTGTGCTATGGTGGAGGTGCCAATTTCTGCCGAAGATTTTATGGCCTAAGACTATGGATAATTGAGAGCCTAAACCTTTGGCAGAGGAATAGAAAATGTGGACCAGCACATGAGTTTAAGAGTATAAGAAGTCAAGAGAAAGATCATTTAGCAAATCATTTGGAAACAACTTCATCATGTGAAGGACAAGTTATAAACTTGCACAATG ATTCTATTGAAACAACTTCAACTCAACCACCTGAAGAAAGTTCTGCCCAAAATTATGGACCAGATGTTTCCACGGAAGTTGTCACTTCTATTGAATCTAAAGCTTTCCAGCGAACACATTCCTCCAGTTCTTCCATTGAGGATAGTAAAGCACCATCACTCTGCATTGCTGTCATAGGAGCCACTGGTGAGCTTGCTAGGGGAAAggtttttccagcattatttgctCTGTATTACAGTGGCTTTCTTCCTGAG AATGTAGGTATTTTTGGTTACTCAAGAAAGGATTTGACCGATGAAGAGCTGAGATCCATTATAGCTTCTACTTTAACTTGCCGGGTTGATCATCA ATCAAACTGTGGGGATAAAATGGATGCTTTTCTCAGTAGAACATATTACCTTAATGGAGGTCACGACAATAAACATGGGATGTCAAAGCTCAACGCCAGGATGGAGCAGATTGAG GGAAAATCTGAAGCTAACAGGATATTTTACCTTTCTGTGCCACAAGAAGCACTTCTAGATGTTGCATCCTGTCTTGCCAGTAATGCACAAACCCAAAAGGGGTGGAATCGTATAATCATTGAGAAACCTTTCGGCTTTGATGCATTGACTTCTCATCAGCTGACAAAGTCTCTTCTTTCTAAGTTTCAGGAGAAGCAACTATACAG GATTGATCATCTTCTAGGAAGAAACCTTATTGAAAACCTTACAGTTTTGAGGTTTGCTAATCTAGTTTTTCAGCCATTGTGGAGCCGTACTTATATACGCAATGTGCAG GTCATTTTATCAGAAGACTTGGCCGTGCCCACAGGAAG GTATTTTGATGGTTATGGCATCATCCGTGATATAGTACACAGTCATATACTCCAGACAATAGCTTTGCTTGCCATGGAACCTCCTATAAGTCTTGATGGTGAAGATATTCGGAATGAAAAG GTCAAGGTTCTGAGATCAATTCGCAAATTGGAACCAAGCGATATAATTCTTGGCCAGTATAAAGCAAGTACTGGAGACAAGGTTGATGTATATTTAAACAGTCTGACCCCTACATATTTTGCTTCTGCATTATTCATAGACAATGCTCGGTGGGATGGTGTGCCTTTTTTGATCAAAGCTGGCTTGGGACTCATCAAACACCG AGTGGAGATTCGTATACAGTTTCATCGTGTTCCTGGAAACCTTTATCGTGAACGTGTTGGGCATAATATTGACCTTGCCACTAATGAGCTGATTCTGCGTGATGCGCCTGATGAAGCCATTCTAGTCAGAGTTAACAATAAGATTCCAGGATTGGGGTTACAGTTGGACTCTCCAGAACTGAATTTGCTCTATAAGGACAA GTATAAAGTGGAGGTTCCTGATTCATACGAGCATCTTCTTCTTGATGTCATTGATGGTGACAGTCATCTATTCATGAGAAGCGATGAGCTTGCAGCTGCGTGGAATATTCTAACTCCAGTTCTGCATGAAATTGACAGGAAAAACGTAGCACCAGAACTGTATGAATTGGGGGGTAGAGGTCCAACTGGAGCATACTATCTTTGGGCTAAACATGGGGTTCCATGGGGGGAAGATTAG